The following proteins are encoded in a genomic region of Dethiobacter alkaliphilus AHT 1:
- a CDS encoding DEAD/DEAH box helicase: MTKFNDFAVSENVLQAVSNMGFEEATPIQEQAIPTALKGLDLIGQAHTGTGKTAAFGVPMVEKLEKNGSTVQALVVTPTRELAVQVAEELNKIGQYKGIRTLPVYGGQDIGRQIRGLQKRPQIIVGTPGRLLDHIRRRTVRLGQVSMVVLDEADEMLNMGFIEDIEAILQETPQERQTLLFSATMPGPIEQLARRFMRDPQKISVRSKEVTVPNTEQFHMVMEERQKFDVLCRLLDTQSPDLAIVFGRTKRRVDELYEALNKRGYSAEGIHGDMTQARRDSVMRQFKDGSIDILVATDVAARGLDITGVTHVYNFDIPQDPESYVHRIGRTGRAGNTGMAVTFVSNREVGHLRTIEYGTKSRIPRLSTPTVKEAIEGQQRIAVEKLLKTVESEDITHYQPLADELLNEHDAETILAAALKMLTKEPDTTPVKLTEEAPQWSKRQNKPYQGGHYRRNKHKGGRGRRPYNKK; the protein is encoded by the coding sequence ATGACGAAATTTAATGATTTTGCAGTAAGCGAAAATGTACTGCAGGCAGTAAGCAATATGGGGTTTGAGGAAGCAACGCCCATTCAGGAGCAGGCCATACCCACCGCCCTTAAAGGCCTTGACTTGATTGGCCAGGCCCATACCGGAACAGGAAAAACCGCCGCTTTTGGAGTGCCCATGGTGGAGAAGCTGGAAAAAAACGGCTCCACAGTACAGGCACTGGTGGTGACGCCGACCCGTGAGCTGGCGGTGCAGGTTGCCGAGGAATTAAACAAAATCGGTCAGTACAAAGGAATCCGGACCCTGCCGGTCTACGGCGGACAGGACATCGGCCGGCAAATTCGGGGCCTGCAAAAGCGACCACAGATCATTGTGGGTACACCGGGACGCCTTTTGGATCACATCCGGCGCCGCACGGTACGTCTGGGTCAGGTCTCCATGGTGGTGCTGGATGAGGCCGACGAGATGCTGAACATGGGCTTTATTGAAGACATTGAAGCCATCCTGCAGGAAACTCCCCAGGAGCGGCAGACCCTCTTGTTTTCCGCCACCATGCCCGGACCCATTGAACAGCTGGCGCGCCGTTTCATGCGGGACCCGCAAAAGATCTCCGTCCGCTCCAAGGAAGTCACGGTGCCCAACACCGAACAGTTCCACATGGTAATGGAAGAGAGGCAAAAATTCGATGTGCTCTGCCGCCTGCTGGATACCCAGTCGCCGGATTTGGCCATTGTCTTTGGCCGCACCAAACGCCGGGTTGATGAACTGTACGAAGCGCTCAACAAGCGCGGTTATTCCGCCGAAGGTATCCACGGTGATATGACTCAGGCCCGTCGGGATTCGGTGATGCGCCAGTTTAAGGACGGCTCCATCGATATTCTGGTGGCCACCGACGTGGCGGCCCGCGGCCTGGATATTACCGGCGTGACCCATGTCTACAACTTTGATATCCCGCAGGATCCGGAAAGCTACGTACACCGCATCGGCCGTACAGGCCGGGCCGGTAATACCGGTATGGCCGTTACCTTTGTGTCCAACCGGGAAGTGGGGCATCTGCGTACCATCGAATACGGCACCAAATCCCGCATCCCCCGCCTGTCAACGCCCACCGTTAAAGAAGCCATAGAAGGGCAGCAGCGCATTGCCGTGGAAAAACTTCTGAAAACGGTGGAATCGGAGGATATCACCCACTACCAGCCTCTGGCTGATGAATTACTAAATGAACATGATGCGGAAACAATTCTGGCCGCAGCACTGAAGATGCTCACCAAAGAGCCGGACACCACTCCGGTAAAGCTAACAGAAGAAGCGCCCCAGTGGTCCAAGCGGCAAAACAAGCCGTACCAGGGAGGCCATTACCGACGCAATAAACACAAAGGCGGCCGTGGCCGCCGTCCGTACAATAAAAAATAG
- the nikC gene encoding nickel transporter permease has protein sequence MKNLSGYQTFYKRLKKNKAALIGGYLLLFFIIVAIVGPFFTVHDPVRVDFTQKLLTPSATHWFGTDHNGRDIFTRIIYGMPITLYVGFTSVIIGALIGVPLGVFSGYYGKMIDTVLMRLIDILLAFPGILLAIALVSVLGKSVTNVIIAVGVFSIPAFARIARGSTMSVRKLEYIDAVRALGASDMRIIFKHILPNIISPIIVQATIRIAISILAASGLSFLGLGAQPPSPEWGAMLSQGRRYMFDYPHVALFPGLAIVTVVLAFNIFGDGLRDAYDPKAKA, from the coding sequence ATCAAAAATCTTTCTGGATACCAAACCTTTTACAAGAGATTAAAAAAGAACAAGGCCGCGCTCATTGGGGGCTACTTACTTTTATTCTTTATTATAGTTGCCATTGTCGGGCCTTTTTTTACTGTGCACGACCCTGTAAGGGTCGACTTTACGCAGAAACTGTTAACCCCCTCGGCAACTCACTGGTTCGGCACAGACCATAACGGCAGAGATATATTTACCCGTATCATTTACGGCATGCCAATTACCCTGTATGTAGGTTTTACATCTGTTATTATCGGTGCGCTGATCGGTGTCCCTTTGGGGGTTTTTTCAGGATATTACGGCAAAATGATAGATACTGTTCTTATGAGACTGATAGACATACTACTTGCCTTTCCCGGTATTTTACTGGCAATTGCTTTGGTCAGTGTGCTGGGCAAGAGTGTAACAAATGTAATTATTGCTGTAGGCGTATTTTCTATTCCTGCCTTTGCCCGGATAGCACGGGGTTCAACCATGTCTGTGCGTAAACTGGAATATATAGATGCTGTACGTGCCCTTGGTGCCAGTGATATGCGCATTATCTTTAAACATATATTACCAAATATTATTTCGCCTATAATTGTTCAGGCAACAATAAGAATTGCAATCTCAATTCTGGCCGCCAGTGGTCTCTCCTTTCTCGGTCTGGGGGCTCAGCCGCCCTCTCCTGAATGGGGCGCCATGCTAAGCCAGGGACGAAGATACATGTTTGACTATCCCCATGTAGCCCTGTTTCCCGGTTTGGCAATCGTTACTGTAGTACTGGCGTTTAATATTTTTGGAGACGGATTACGGGATGCCTATGATCCAAAAGCCAAAGCATAG
- a CDS encoding ABC transporter permease, with product MFHFIIRRLLQTIPVIIGVTILVFSLMHLIPGDAAQFIAGENAPPEQVELMRERLGLNDPLHVQYHRYMSNLLQGDLGQSVRSSRPVIDEIRPRFWTTVQLAFYSMVVSVFIGLIAGVVSAVRQYGTSDTLLMLVALFGLSMPNFWLGLMLIRYISVEYMLLPPSGWGTWQQSILPVLTLGTAGAAIIARMTRSSMLDVINQDYIRTARAKGLSERVVTYRHALKNALIPVVTVVGLELGMLLSGTILTETVFAINGMGRLIVDNINSRDFPVVQGTVLVFALIFVFVNMLVDISYRYLNKRIDFN from the coding sequence ATGTTTCATTTCATAATAAGAAGACTGTTACAAACTATTCCGGTCATCATAGGTGTTACAATCCTGGTTTTTTCTCTAATGCACTTGATACCGGGAGATGCGGCACAGTTTATAGCCGGTGAAAATGCCCCGCCTGAACAGGTTGAACTTATGAGAGAACGACTTGGGTTAAACGACCCCCTCCATGTTCAGTACCATAGATATATGAGTAATCTCTTGCAGGGAGATTTGGGACAATCGGTACGCAGCAGCCGACCGGTTATAGATGAAATCAGGCCAAGGTTTTGGACAACCGTCCAACTGGCTTTTTACAGTATGGTAGTAAGTGTCTTTATTGGCCTAATTGCCGGCGTTGTTTCAGCAGTCAGGCAATACGGAACGAGTGACACCTTGCTTATGCTTGTTGCTTTGTTTGGACTATCAATGCCAAACTTCTGGCTTGGACTGATGCTTATTAGATATATTTCAGTAGAGTACATGCTGCTGCCTCCATCGGGATGGGGAACCTGGCAGCAAAGCATTCTTCCTGTTTTAACTCTTGGCACCGCAGGTGCTGCCATCATAGCCAGAATGACCCGTTCCAGCATGCTTGATGTAATTAACCAGGATTATATTCGCACCGCCAGGGCCAAAGGGCTAAGTGAAAGAGTGGTTACTTACAGGCACGCCTTAAAAAACGCATTAATTCCTGTTGTTACCGTTGTGGGGCTGGAACTTGGCATGCTGCTTTCGGGTACTATCCTGACAGAAACAGTTTTTGCCATTAACGGCATGGGGAGACTGATTGTTGACAATATCAACTCAAGAGACTTTCCGGTAGTACAGGGTACCGTTCTTGTCTTTGCCTTAATTTTTGTCTTTGTAAATATGCTTGTTGATATCTCTTACCGTTACTTAAATAAACGTATTGATTTTAACTAG
- a CDS encoding peptidylprolyl isomerase, with translation MKNPVVKFEMEDGAIITAELDPQAAPNTVKNFVSLVKSGFYDGLIFHRVIPGFMIQGGCPQGSGMGGPGYTIKGEFKANGFDNPIRHDRGVLSMARAAHPDSAGSQFFLMVAGAPHLDGQYAAFGKVTDGMDVADRIVAVKRDHGDKPLEDQRIKKVTVDTFGEEIGEPEKLEK, from the coding sequence ATGAAAAATCCTGTAGTAAAGTTTGAAATGGAAGACGGAGCAATAATTACGGCGGAGTTGGATCCGCAGGCTGCACCCAATACAGTGAAAAACTTTGTTTCGCTGGTGAAGAGCGGTTTTTATGACGGCCTGATTTTTCATCGTGTTATCCCCGGCTTTATGATTCAGGGAGGATGTCCGCAAGGCAGTGGAATGGGCGGACCCGGTTATACCATTAAAGGTGAGTTTAAGGCTAACGGCTTTGATAATCCCATTCGCCACGACCGCGGCGTTTTATCCATGGCCCGGGCGGCACATCCCGATTCGGCCGGATCCCAGTTTTTCCTCATGGTGGCCGGCGCACCGCATTTGGACGGGCAGTATGCGGCGTTTGGCAAAGTGACCGACGGCATGGATGTGGCAGACCGCATTGTGGCGGTGAAGCGCGATCATGGTGATAAGCCCCTGGAAGACCAGCGTATTAAAAAAGTAACCGTTGATACCTTCGGGGAAGAAATTGGCGAGCCGGAGAAACTGGAAAAGTAA
- a CDS encoding Ig-like domain-containing protein: MKKHASLLIIPSIIVNIVLGVFAIYNLTGNSFEIETLSHVKEAGIYGPSGLQVIEGDFTIESADVKLQNTVVTGNLYLTEGIGDGAVELNNVVVQGSTLVKGGGQNSIKLENVTLNELEVNREDGKVRVSLIGNTQVEKVILGGESILDVTELSEEGFLTEVYIQTASDVALAGDFKNIVVAQNSAQVQFLTGKADKLSTTPQARDAAIDLGDKVEIGLLEPGAPLKLTGEGLVKEMKVSAPGLVKVAVSIESLIASGRGIFIELVGGSIESFLVEESEGTVMIHLAEGTEVGSLELNGAAGITGKGEIKDARINAAGTTIEQTPGKVALAKDIKAEVGGKELPEKVEEKPPAPRQPSTPSTPSTPTVTLGSISNMSMGVGRTGTRDLSVSPGDANISVSSSNSNVASVSLSGNKITVTGNAAGSATITVTARKSGYNDRTRTFTVTVNQVRSFETGDERLSPGNTVVVVTLWHSDPQNYEVVVGSTPLRYLSDEKAFFGEVPDADASAGNVRVNRR; the protein is encoded by the coding sequence ATGAAAAAACATGCTTCCCTCCTTATAATTCCTTCCATTATCGTAAATATCGTTTTAGGCGTTTTTGCAATATACAATCTTACAGGCAATTCTTTTGAAATTGAAACCTTGTCGCATGTGAAAGAAGCAGGTATCTATGGACCCAGTGGCCTCCAGGTTATTGAGGGAGACTTCACCATAGAATCTGCTGATGTTAAACTGCAAAATACCGTTGTCACCGGAAACCTTTACCTGACAGAGGGTATCGGCGATGGGGCAGTGGAGCTGAATAATGTTGTTGTACAAGGCTCAACGTTGGTTAAAGGTGGGGGGCAAAACAGTATTAAATTAGAAAATGTCACCCTAAATGAGCTTGAGGTAAACAGAGAGGACGGCAAAGTCAGGGTTTCTCTGATAGGAAATACCCAGGTGGAAAAAGTCATTTTGGGCGGAGAATCCATCCTGGATGTTACTGAGCTTTCCGAAGAAGGGTTTTTAACCGAAGTATACATACAAACCGCCAGCGATGTGGCATTGGCCGGTGACTTTAAGAATATTGTGGTGGCACAAAATAGTGCACAGGTTCAGTTCCTTACAGGAAAAGCGGACAAGCTGTCCACCACGCCGCAGGCCCGAGATGCTGCCATCGATCTTGGCGACAAGGTGGAAATCGGTTTGTTGGAACCTGGTGCCCCGTTGAAGTTAACCGGGGAAGGTTTGGTAAAAGAAATGAAGGTATCTGCTCCGGGCCTGGTTAAAGTTGCCGTTTCCATAGAGAGCCTGATTGCTTCCGGACGGGGTATTTTTATTGAACTTGTCGGGGGTAGTATTGAGAGCTTTTTGGTTGAAGAATCAGAAGGTACCGTTATGATCCACCTGGCTGAGGGAACTGAAGTCGGTTCCCTGGAGCTTAACGGTGCCGCCGGGATAACCGGGAAGGGCGAAATTAAAGATGCCCGCATTAATGCTGCCGGCACAACCATAGAACAGACTCCGGGTAAAGTGGCTTTGGCCAAAGACATCAAAGCTGAAGTGGGCGGTAAGGAACTGCCTGAAAAGGTTGAGGAGAAACCTCCTGCCCCGCGGCAACCGTCAACACCGTCAACACCGTCAACACCAACGGTGACGCTGGGCTCTATCAGTAATATGTCTATGGGTGTGGGGAGAACAGGTACCCGGGACCTTTCCGTTTCCCCGGGCGATGCCAATATCTCCGTTTCATCCAGTAATAGCAATGTGGCCTCGGTGTCGCTGTCAGGAAACAAAATTACTGTGACCGGTAATGCCGCCGGGTCTGCTACCATTACTGTGACCGCCAGGAAATCCGGCTACAATGACAGAACAAGAACGTTTACTGTTACTGTGAATCAAGTGCGGAGTTTCGAAACCGGCGATGAGAGACTTAGTCCCGGCAATACAGTTGTTGTTGTTACTCTGTGGCACTCGGACCCGCAAAACTATGAAGTTGTAGTAGGCAGTACGCCTTTAAGGTATCTGAGCGATGAAAAAGCATTTTTTGGCGAGGTTCCCGATGCCGATGCAAGTGCCGGCAACGTCAGGGTAAACAGAAGGTAA
- a CDS encoding ABC transporter ATP-binding protein yields the protein MENNNLILEINNLQTSFFTDDGEVKAVDGVTLKVQKGETLGVVGESGCGKSVMALSVMRLIQKPGKITGGEIILNGQNIVKKTEKEMLKIRGNKISFIFQEPMTSLNPVLTIGEQLRETFRAHNKISKKEALAKSIEILKLVKIPSPEKRIHQYPYELSGGMRQRVMIAMALACNPELLIADEPTTALDVTIQAQILELIKDLQSKLNTAVVMITHDLGVVAETCNNVAVMYCGSVVEYADVKTLFATPKHPYTLGLFNSLPRHDIDKEELEAIKGSVPNLTEIPNGCRFSPRCPYTRDICKDKFPELISTGNSQVRCWAYSDEWKGKKGVL from the coding sequence TTGGAAAATAACAACCTTATACTTGAAATTAATAATTTGCAAACTTCTTTTTTTACTGATGACGGTGAAGTTAAGGCTGTTGACGGAGTCACCCTGAAAGTGCAAAAAGGTGAAACACTGGGTGTAGTGGGTGAATCAGGATGTGGCAAAAGCGTCATGGCACTGTCTGTAATGCGCCTCATTCAAAAACCTGGCAAAATCACAGGCGGGGAAATCATCTTAAACGGACAGAACATAGTAAAGAAAACTGAAAAAGAAATGCTGAAAATTCGCGGCAACAAAATCTCCTTTATTTTTCAGGAACCTATGACTTCTTTAAACCCGGTCTTAACAATCGGGGAGCAACTCAGAGAAACCTTTCGGGCACACAATAAGATAAGCAAAAAAGAGGCTTTGGCAAAATCAATCGAGATTCTTAAGCTAGTTAAAATTCCTTCCCCTGAAAAAAGAATTCATCAGTACCCTTATGAATTATCCGGTGGCATGAGGCAAAGGGTTATGATTGCCATGGCACTTGCATGCAATCCCGAACTCCTTATTGCCGATGAGCCCACAACTGCTCTGGATGTAACTATCCAGGCACAAATACTTGAGCTGATTAAGGACCTTCAGTCAAAACTGAACACGGCAGTTGTAATGATTACCCATGACCTTGGAGTTGTGGCTGAAACTTGCAACAATGTGGCAGTAATGTATTGCGGTAGTGTGGTGGAATACGCTGATGTAAAAACACTGTTTGCCACACCGAAACATCCGTACACACTAGGTCTTTTTAATTCACTTCCCCGTCATGATATTGACAAAGAAGAACTGGAGGCCATTAAAGGTTCCGTTCCAAATCTCACAGAAATACCTAATGGTTGCCGCTTTTCTCCCCGTTGCCCTTACACCCGGGATATCTGCAAAGACAAGTTTCCCGAATTAATAAGTACCGGAAACAGCCAGGTCAGATGCTGGGCTTATTCAGATGAGTGGAAAGGCAAAAAGGGGGTACTATGA
- a CDS encoding glutathione ABC transporter substrate-binding protein, giving the protein MVKSRKLLLIVCMAMVLSLLAACGQDADPNGDSETPPEASSGGDLIIATLSDAVSLDPHGSNDVPSSNVAFNIYESLVYFDQDNVLQPLLATDWEAVDDLTWEFTLREGVKFHDGTDFNAEVVKANFDRLLDPDIASQRLFLFSMIEEIIVVDEYTVQFVTEFPFAPLPAHLAHSGGGIISLASIEADYAAMEEGKDPGSVISMDPVGTGYFVFESWVPGSEIKLVRNEDYWGEKAKLDSVTFKVVPEDQTRLAELETGYAHIADPIQPSDSSRVENMANAYLNVQSATSLAYIGLNADKAPFDDVRVRQAITMAINKQEIIDGIYEGTAIPAVGPIAPGVFGYDPSVEAIPYDPERAKELLAEAGFEDGFETTIWTNDNQARIQIAEYVQSKLSDINITVTIEELEWTAYLENTAAGNHDMFILGWSTPTLDADYAMYALFHSSNFGAAGNRTFLLDEELDELLDKGRQESDPDKREEFYRAAQERLVELAPMLYLLHIEDLTGVNNDVKGFYMSPARIFKLHGVYIEQ; this is encoded by the coding sequence ATGGTAAAATCTAGAAAATTATTGCTGATTGTTTGCATGGCCATGGTACTTTCATTGCTGGCCGCATGTGGACAGGATGCAGACCCGAATGGCGATTCGGAGACACCACCGGAAGCTTCATCTGGGGGAGACTTAATTATTGCAACTTTGTCAGATGCAGTATCTCTTGACCCGCACGGTTCCAATGATGTTCCGTCATCCAACGTAGCCTTCAACATCTACGAGTCACTGGTTTATTTTGACCAGGACAATGTATTGCAGCCTTTGCTGGCTACCGATTGGGAAGCAGTTGATGATTTAACCTGGGAGTTTACCCTGCGCGAAGGGGTCAAATTCCATGACGGCACTGATTTTAACGCAGAAGTTGTCAAAGCCAACTTTGATCGTTTGCTCGACCCCGACATTGCTTCTCAGCGCCTTTTCCTGTTTAGCATGATCGAAGAAATAATAGTTGTAGACGAGTATACTGTTCAGTTTGTAACTGAGTTTCCGTTTGCACCGCTGCCGGCCCATCTGGCACACAGCGGTGGTGGTATAATCAGCCTTGCATCTATTGAAGCGGATTATGCGGCTATGGAAGAAGGCAAAGACCCAGGCTCAGTAATTTCCATGGACCCTGTTGGTACAGGCTACTTTGTATTTGAAAGCTGGGTGCCCGGCAGTGAGATTAAGCTTGTACGCAACGAGGATTACTGGGGTGAAAAGGCTAAACTGGACAGCGTAACATTCAAGGTTGTTCCTGAAGACCAGACACGTTTGGCCGAACTGGAAACAGGCTACGCCCATATTGCCGATCCCATTCAGCCCAGTGACAGCAGCCGTGTGGAAAATATGGCAAACGCTTATCTCAACGTTCAGTCCGCCACAAGCCTGGCCTACATCGGCTTAAATGCCGACAAGGCTCCATTTGATGATGTTCGTGTCCGTCAGGCTATTACCATGGCTATAAACAAACAAGAGATAATCGACGGTATTTATGAAGGTACCGCCATTCCCGCAGTAGGGCCCATAGCACCGGGAGTATTTGGCTATGACCCATCTGTAGAGGCCATTCCCTATGACCCTGAAAGGGCAAAAGAATTGCTGGCAGAAGCTGGGTTTGAAGACGGCTTTGAAACAACTATCTGGACAAACGATAATCAGGCACGTATTCAGATTGCCGAATATGTGCAGTCTAAGTTAAGTGATATAAACATTACCGTAACCATTGAAGAGCTTGAGTGGACTGCATATCTGGAAAACACTGCTGCGGGCAACCACGACATGTTTATCCTTGGCTGGTCCACACCCACACTGGATGCCGACTATGCAATGTATGCCCTTTTCCACTCATCCAACTTCGGTGCGGCAGGCAACCGTACTTTCCTGCTGGATGAAGAACTGGACGAACTGCTTGACAAAGGCCGCCAGGAATCCGATCCTGATAAACGTGAGGAGTTCTACAGAGCAGCTCAGGAGAGACTTGTTGAGCTTGCACCAATGCTTTACCTGTTGCACATTGAGGATCTTACCGGCGTCAACAACGATGTAAAAGGCTTTTATATGAGCCCGGCAAGGATCTTTAAGCTTCACGGTGTATATATCGAGCAATAA
- a CDS encoding ABC transporter ATP-binding protein, with product MSKELMKVEGLKMYFPIKGGFLGQTVNHVKAVDDISFTVYEGETVSVVGESGCGKSTTGRAILQLEEPTAGKVIFNGKDLLSLNKKELRKVRKDLQIIFQDPFASINPRQTIAQILEEALHIQNIVPKNQRRERVVELLEAVGLAGYQADRFPHQFSGGQRQRIGIARALALNPKLIICDEAVSALDVSIRAQILNLLKRLQKEFQLTYLFISHDLGVVRHISDRIIVMYLGRIVEIADKLSLFENSKHPYTKALLSAIPVPDPNIERTRIILKGDVPSAINPPSGCRFHTRCPFATDKCTEEVPELRSSTSMTDGHKAACHYFEDIASGKMKQ from the coding sequence TTGAGTAAAGAACTCATGAAAGTAGAAGGCCTAAAGATGTACTTTCCCATAAAAGGCGGATTTCTCGGACAAACAGTTAACCATGTCAAAGCTGTTGATGATATTTCCTTTACCGTCTATGAAGGTGAAACAGTCAGCGTAGTGGGAGAGTCCGGGTGCGGAAAATCTACTACCGGCAGAGCAATCCTGCAACTTGAAGAGCCCACTGCAGGCAAAGTTATCTTTAACGGGAAAGACCTGCTTTCTCTGAACAAAAAAGAATTAAGAAAAGTTCGTAAAGACCTTCAGATTATTTTTCAGGATCCTTTCGCATCTATTAACCCCCGCCAAACCATAGCCCAAATATTAGAAGAAGCACTCCATATCCAAAATATAGTACCAAAGAACCAAAGAAGGGAACGTGTTGTTGAATTATTGGAAGCGGTGGGCCTGGCAGGCTATCAGGCCGACAGGTTCCCACATCAGTTTAGCGGCGGGCAAAGACAGAGAATCGGCATAGCACGTGCACTTGCGTTAAACCCTAAACTCATTATCTGCGATGAAGCCGTCTCTGCACTTGATGTCTCAATCAGGGCACAAATATTAAACCTTTTAAAAAGGCTGCAAAAAGAATTTCAGTTAACTTATCTCTTTATTTCTCACGACCTTGGTGTAGTACGCCACATTTCAGACAGAATAATAGTAATGTACCTGGGAAGAATTGTGGAAATTGCCGATAAGCTTTCCCTGTTTGAAAACTCTAAGCATCCTTACACCAAAGCTCTCCTGTCGGCTATACCGGTTCCCGATCCTAATATAGAAAGAACAAGAATCATCCTCAAAGGAGATGTTCCGTCTGCGATTAATCCTCCTTCCGGCTGCCGTTTCCATACACGGTGCCCGTTTGCTACCGATAAATGCACTGAAGAAGTGCCGGAACTAAGATCATCCACCAGCATGACAGACGGTCACAAAGCAGCTTGCCACTACTTCGAGGATATAGCTTCCGGAAAAATGAAACAATAA
- a CDS encoding glucosaminidase domain-containing protein — MVRGIFPTGWLKVFFSAFLVLLLLTSHVSAAIIGFVAEGSDGKYYEYDYDDLLESYVMNMLGSDAKLFNDFRKKSLTAYLDDVNGYVDYEDVLEAYALSIITGKKFDVNAYTAGGNARLASMPNSVIVVTEESGKLVFTEKALDALENVLERINKASTVDEMRVALLERSSALGINLAAYNNLNSYGKTAAINEVLRKRPEDGYGSAKQIKDTFDNAVSAARAQLDAAVKAVNDASDTSKMRKALTDNDKVLELKLDRYSLSSSEADNLAGNLLGERPFASAGELRYILHTHILGKRFGAEVTHTRYPITLKEALDIQMALTNPRPQTDLYGGGWQNAKRDDVEYHLNPYNFIDLDYTGGNTEEIRITASSLRVRERPTTNSPQLKTDAGANIAVTNGQVFTILAAAEAEPDTAAGTEGTWYKISVQGKEGWVCGAYVTNSTSALSSSIFQFLVLTGNAGTTEEVLNNILSGRGTLHNQGAAFLQGSKEHNINEVFLVSLALHETGNGTSKLATGIEVEDVDNKVEGKNVVKVYNMFGIGARDSNPNHLGAQRAYQEGWFSPEEAIKGGAAFAARSYISRNQDTLYKMRWNPANPGTYQYASDIGWAAKQVGRYNQIGNYNLKFDIPRYKQ; from the coding sequence ATGGTAAGGGGAATTTTCCCAACTGGATGGTTAAAAGTTTTCTTTTCGGCGTTTCTTGTGCTCCTTTTGCTAACAAGCCATGTGTCCGCTGCGATTATCGGATTTGTGGCTGAGGGAAGCGATGGTAAATATTATGAATACGATTATGACGACTTACTGGAGTCCTATGTAATGAATATGTTGGGCTCTGATGCCAAGTTGTTTAATGATTTCCGAAAAAAGAGCCTAACCGCATATCTGGATGACGTTAACGGTTATGTTGATTATGAAGATGTCCTGGAGGCATATGCCCTGTCAATAATTACGGGCAAAAAATTCGATGTTAATGCTTACACAGCCGGCGGCAATGCCAGGCTTGCCAGCATGCCAAATTCCGTTATTGTGGTGACGGAGGAGAGTGGTAAGCTGGTCTTTACCGAGAAAGCTTTAGATGCGCTGGAAAATGTATTAGAACGCATCAATAAAGCCTCTACTGTTGATGAAATGAGGGTAGCCCTACTTGAACGATCCAGTGCTTTGGGCATTAACTTGGCGGCCTATAACAATCTAAATTCGTATGGCAAAACAGCAGCGATAAATGAAGTGCTCCGCAAAAGGCCGGAGGACGGCTATGGGTCGGCCAAGCAGATTAAGGATACCTTTGACAATGCGGTCTCCGCTGCAAGAGCCCAACTGGATGCCGCCGTCAAAGCTGTAAACGATGCTTCTGACACAAGCAAGATGCGAAAAGCTCTTACAGATAATGATAAGGTGCTGGAACTTAAGCTGGACAGGTACAGCTTATCCTCCTCAGAGGCGGATAACCTGGCTGGTAATCTTTTGGGAGAACGTCCCTTTGCTTCCGCAGGAGAACTCAGGTATATTTTACATACACATATTCTGGGAAAACGCTTCGGCGCGGAAGTCACCCACACCCGTTATCCCATAACGCTAAAGGAAGCGCTGGATATTCAGATGGCACTTACAAACCCCCGGCCGCAAACCGACCTTTATGGCGGAGGCTGGCAAAATGCCAAACGGGATGATGTGGAGTATCACCTGAATCCTTACAACTTTATCGATCTGGACTATACCGGCGGCAATACCGAAGAAATCAGAATCACCGCTTCATCTTTGAGGGTCAGGGAAAGGCCCACCACCAACAGCCCTCAGTTAAAGACCGATGCGGGTGCAAACATTGCGGTGACAAACGGTCAGGTCTTTACCATCCTGGCTGCCGCCGAGGCGGAGCCTGATACTGCTGCGGGCACGGAAGGTACGTGGTATAAGATAAGCGTTCAGGGTAAAGAAGGCTGGGTTTGCGGCGCATATGTCACCAATTCCACGTCCGCTTTATCATCATCGATTTTCCAGTTTCTTGTCCTTACCGGCAACGCCGGAACCACGGAAGAAGTATTAAATAACATTTTGTCCGGACGTGGAACCCTGCACAATCAGGGCGCCGCTTTTCTGCAGGGGAGCAAGGAGCACAATATCAATGAAGTATTTCTCGTCTCTTTGGCCCTGCATGAAACAGGAAACGGCACCAGCAAGTTAGCCACTGGCATTGAGGTAGAGGATGTGGACAATAAGGTTGAGGGTAAAAACGTGGTAAAGGTATATAATATGTTCGGTATCGGAGCCAGAGACAGCAACCCTAACCACCTCGGCGCCCAACGTGCCTACCAAGAGGGTTGGTTTAGCCCGGAGGAGGCGATTAAGGGGGGAGCCGCTTTTGCCGCCAGATCATACATTAGCCGTAATCAAGATACACTGTACAAAATGAGATGGAATCCTGCCAATCCCGGCACTTATCAATATGCCTCGGATATCGGTTGGGCTGCAAAACAGGTTGGGCGCTATAACCAGATAGGCAATTACAATCTGAAATTTGATATTCCCCGCTACAAACAATAA